AATGAAGTGGTAGAGCGACCGGTTCGTTTTTTTAAACATCAACAACAAGTTAACATTCAAATTATAATAAGCTGTTAACGGTCATATTTCAAATAGACAATTAATTACATAACGGTCATAACTTGAATATATAAATGCGTCACATCACAAGCGGTTCAAACgaaatatttttcataaaaacatATCGATTTCTTCCGATCGTAAGCATCCTTCAAGTTCATAATCTTTCATATCATCTTTTTCTTTCCGTTCTGTAACAATCAAATTTGTTCTAAACGACTCTAAACATTTTACCACAGAACAAATCAATCATGATCCGAGAAATACAGGTCAGAATAAAATTCATCTCTACACGATCCAATTTTAATTTTCGCTTCTTACTCTTTGgacaaaaatcaaaaattgaaccAATATGGCCATAGCCTACAAACGGATAAACCCTTTTTAGGTCATGAACTTATGATTCAAAGCAAAAAAATAAGGGATATTCTccaaaaatcaaacaaaaagggTAAAAACAAAATTAGACAAAAAATTAGGGGCCCAAAATGTTAACTTATGATTTTCCACATCAAAACTCAACGGCTAGTTACTTAACGGTAACCCCACAACGGTCATATTATTCAAAATATAATCCCCACAATCAAAAACTCACTAAAATCCACCGTATCTCCGCTCTTCACAATCATCTTTCtctctcactttctctctctaacccaCCGCCGTATCTTACTCTCGCTCATCCCTCCGCCACCGTTGCAGCGGTGGTTTTCATTCTACATCTACATACACAATTATTTAAACAACCCTTTAACATATTACTTATTTCAAGATGATGCAAGATATGTGGAATGCACCACCAGGTTTCCGATCCACCAAATCGGCCCCGTCGTCTCCGGCGAAGCCCGTCACTGGTGGGGTATTGAGAACTCGGTCAGAATCGTTCAATTTGAACTCAACTCGGTCTGACTCGTTCAACTCGAACTTGACTCGGTCCGAGTCGTTTCATGTGACTCACAAGGTCCCAGTTGGTGATTCCCCTTATGTCAGAGCCAAAAATGTTCAGGTAAGATTATAATTGTCCaggttttctttttctttttcttttctttttttttttggtttttgaagATTTTTTGAATTGAAATTGATTTTTTGTGCGATTCGATTGGTTGTGCAGTTGGTTGAGAAGGATCCGGAGAGGGCGATACCGTTGTTCTGGGCAGCCATTAACGCTGGGGATCGAGTGGATAGCGCGCTGAAAGATATGGCGATTGTTATGAAGCAACAGAATCGGGCTGAAGAAGCGATTGAAGCTATTAAGTCTTTGCGAAGAAGGTGTTCGGATCAGGCTCAAGAGTCTCTAGATAACATTCTTTTGGATCTCTACAAGGTTAGATTTTCTAttaattttatttgttttgttttgtttctaTTTCggttaaaccctaaaccctaagcCCTAATTTGATATATAATTGCAGAGATGTGGAAGATTGGATGATCAGATTGGATTGTTGAGGCACAAGTTGTTCTTGATTCAACAAGGGATGGCTTTCAATGGGAAGCGAACGAAAACCGCACGATCCCAAGGGAAGAAATTTCAAGTTTCGGTTGAGCAGGAGGCAACTCGGCTGCTGGTAAGAACTAACACCAACCATTGTGGATTCGAATCGAATTAGGGATTTTTCTAAAGATGCTTaataatttctttttattttttttgtaggGGAATTTGGGCTGGGCATTGATGCAACAGAACAACTATGTAGAAGCCGAAGATGCATACCGAAGGGCGTTATTGATCGCGCCCGATAACAACAAGATGTGCAATCTTGGAATATGTTTGATGAAACAAGGGCGGCTCGGTGAGGCTAAGGAGACGCTTGGGCTCGTTAAGCCCGCTGTTGCAGACGGGCCACGAGGGGTGGACTCCCATCTCAAGGCGTACGAGCGAGCGCAACAAATGTTAAGCGATCTCAAATCGGAGATGATGGTGAACAGCAGTGGAGATCGCGTCGAACAGAGGAAGCTGTTCG
This is a stretch of genomic DNA from Helianthus annuus cultivar XRQ/B chromosome 16, HanXRQr2.0-SUNRISE, whole genome shotgun sequence. It encodes these proteins:
- the LOC110915483 gene encoding protein POLLENLESS 3-LIKE 2 — protein: MMQDMWNAPPGFRSTKSAPSSPAKPVTGGVLRTRSESFNLNSTRSDSFNSNLTRSESFHVTHKVPVGDSPYVRAKNVQLVEKDPERAIPLFWAAINAGDRVDSALKDMAIVMKQQNRAEEAIEAIKSLRRRCSDQAQESLDNILLDLYKRCGRLDDQIGLLRHKLFLIQQGMAFNGKRTKTARSQGKKFQVSVEQEATRLLGNLGWALMQQNNYVEAEDAYRRALLIAPDNNKMCNLGICLMKQGRLGEAKETLGLVKPAVADGPRGVDSHLKAYERAQQMLSDLKSEMMVNSSGDRVEQRKLFDAFLGSSAVWQPQPCKEHLSLPPPSNPSKTQDGFANENANNANILANANSGKDRVMGGNIGNSNSLNVAAKPFYVSNVAKSSENVIGEGLKRSRSINAAAMTGDKESEAANKARRKSNSPEKTSDWSALLPDSEDFEEAIIAAVLGSSGEAEKMKLGGKGKVVVQKRLKVFQDITQSVSSPRA